One region of Bosea sp. 29B genomic DNA includes:
- a CDS encoding NAD(P)/FAD-dependent oxidoreductase yields MSQTASPAASKEPLTPDICVIGDTPGGLAVATAAALLGVRTMLIRQSGNAFSVNEGARGQALRAAAERVRASAGAQAFGIAAAGEVDYGRVRAHLDQVSARLAANDSDERLAALGVLVLKGEARFQNRHQIALGETVIKARRFVVATGSLPAIPDIAGLAELPSLTEDSIFDLAKRPERLIVLGGTTAAVELAQAMRALGSEVALIAREGLLPDEDPEAVGVLRRAVLGDGIALHEGRPILRAESYRQRPRLVLDGEIRIDGTHLLVASGRTPNIAGLELDLAGVRSDDTGIIVDASLRTANRSIYAVGGCAGGAAARSMSSQAAQHQAGLVLRNALFRQPTRFRHEWVPRTVHGRPELASVGLNEAQARAQGEIRVLRFPYAESSRAQAERQSEGLIKLMTNRKGGILGVVIAGAQAAELIVPWSLAVQKRMNVTEMAGLIAPSQSLSELSQKAALSFQAPLAGKPGIRRLIGFLSRFG; encoded by the coding sequence GTGAGCCAGACCGCCAGCCCTGCAGCCAGCAAGGAGCCGTTGACGCCGGATATCTGCGTCATCGGCGACACCCCCGGCGGGCTCGCAGTCGCGACCGCGGCCGCACTACTCGGCGTCCGGACGATGCTGATCCGGCAGAGTGGGAATGCGTTTTCCGTCAACGAGGGCGCACGCGGCCAGGCCCTGCGGGCGGCGGCCGAGCGTGTGCGAGCCAGCGCGGGCGCCCAGGCCTTCGGTATCGCGGCGGCTGGCGAGGTCGATTACGGGCGCGTGCGGGCCCATCTCGACCAGGTGTCGGCCAGACTGGCCGCGAACGACTCGGATGAGCGCCTCGCTGCCCTGGGCGTCCTCGTGCTCAAGGGCGAGGCGCGCTTCCAGAACCGGCATCAGATCGCCCTCGGCGAGACCGTGATCAAGGCGCGGCGCTTCGTCGTCGCGACCGGGTCGTTGCCAGCGATCCCCGACATTGCGGGCCTGGCCGAGTTGCCCAGCCTGACCGAGGACAGCATCTTCGACTTGGCCAAGCGACCGGAGCGACTGATCGTGCTCGGCGGCACGACCGCGGCCGTCGAGCTGGCGCAGGCGATGCGTGCGCTCGGCAGCGAGGTCGCGCTGATCGCCCGGGAAGGCCTGCTGCCCGACGAGGATCCGGAAGCGGTCGGGGTGCTCCGTCGCGCCGTGCTCGGCGACGGCATCGCATTGCATGAGGGCCGGCCCATTCTGCGCGCCGAAAGCTACCGCCAGCGGCCGCGGCTCGTGCTCGACGGCGAGATCCGGATCGATGGCACGCATCTGCTGGTCGCCAGTGGGCGCACGCCGAACATTGCAGGCCTCGAGCTCGATCTCGCCGGCGTCCGCAGCGATGATACCGGTATCATCGTCGACGCCTCGCTGCGGACCGCGAATCGCAGCATCTACGCCGTCGGCGGCTGTGCCGGTGGTGCGGCCGCCAGGTCGATGTCCAGTCAGGCCGCGCAGCATCAGGCCGGCCTCGTGCTCCGCAACGCGCTGTTCCGCCAGCCGACCCGCTTCAGGCACGAATGGGTGCCGCGCACCGTCCATGGTCGGCCCGAGCTGGCGAGCGTCGGCCTGAACGAGGCTCAGGCGCGCGCGCAGGGCGAGATCCGGGTGCTGCGCTTTCCCTATGCCGAAAGCTCACGCGCTCAGGCCGAACGGCAGAGCGAAGGGCTGATCAAGCTCATGACCAACCGCAAGGGCGGTATTCTCGGCGTCGTAATCGCTGGGGCCCAGGCGGCCGAATTAATCGTGCCCTGGAGCCTCGCCGTCCAGAAACGGATGAACGTAACGGAGATGGCAGGACTGATCGCGCCATCCCAAAGCCTGTCGGAGCTGTCGCAGAAAGCGGCGCTCTCCTTCCAGGCGCCGCTCGCGGGAAAGCCGGGCATCCGCCGCCTCATCGGCTTCCTGAGCCGTTTCGGATAG
- a CDS encoding EAL domain-containing protein, translating into MANRLHSASADRAIAEQPAGHDGRSAVDLADYRLLVSSLFSSPGSIIPGGIAGILTPFLCWVSTRAELFMVLTICVALVVVMRIITVVRYRRLDHADDTLAQTTRWDREYFFGATVFSAVLGFSCYAALAWTDDPAAHITSVSSTIALASGYVARNAGRPKFVAVQLLTFCVPMAVGLIQAHNPYYQYIGYFAFLYVVANIAITNSLHRNLLALSDATKQSKALATALRSQNLTLDAALNTMIHGLAMFDRKLDLAVSNAPHAALYGIPETLALPGTPISAIARFLVERQVMTPEQVRDIKAALDGVQATQQAAIYELQSRNGRMLVVTIAPAAEGGVLMLTEDATERKATEARIEQMARFDELTGLANRFEFNSHLAEAFRRQERTGETFALLYIDLDGFKQVNDNLGHDIGDRVLVQTAARLKSAIRHNDLLARFGGDEFVLILPATDVATVRMIAQRMIEAMDRAFELETKTVYVTASIGIALAPVDGATPADLLRHADTALYKAKAAGRNTATFFDPTMAEEMLERHEIEVDLRQASAEGALELYYQPIIDLRTQEIVTREALMRWRHPTRGMVPPGIFIPIAEQSGLIAGMGDWAIRQACRDAAKWPGGIGVSVNISPLQFREPGRIVETVKNALLLAHLAPGRLTLEVTESLLIEDNKTTLEVINELRAIGVKFALDDFGTGYSSLAYLSTYPFSQVKIDQSFSRDVNSDEASKAVIEAVCQLARRLSMNVVIEGIETEAQRMAVQLLGAQRAQGYLFGRPQPVAEFSKGDEPRKIA; encoded by the coding sequence GTGGCGAACCGGTTGCATAGCGCCAGCGCCGATAGAGCGATCGCAGAGCAGCCGGCCGGACATGACGGCCGGAGCGCGGTCGATCTCGCCGATTATCGCCTGCTGGTCTCCTCGCTGTTCTCTTCGCCGGGCTCGATCATCCCAGGCGGCATCGCCGGCATCCTCACGCCCTTCCTGTGCTGGGTCTCGACCAGGGCCGAGCTGTTCATGGTGCTGACGATCTGCGTCGCGCTGGTCGTCGTCATGCGGATCATCACCGTGGTCCGCTATCGCCGCCTCGACCATGCCGATGACACGCTCGCCCAGACCACGCGCTGGGACCGGGAGTATTTCTTCGGCGCGACCGTATTCAGCGCCGTACTCGGCTTCAGCTGCTATGCGGCGCTGGCCTGGACGGACGACCCTGCCGCCCACATCACCTCGGTATCGTCGACGATCGCGCTCGCCTCCGGCTATGTCGCGCGCAATGCCGGACGGCCGAAATTCGTCGCCGTCCAGCTGCTGACCTTTTGCGTGCCGATGGCGGTCGGCCTGATCCAGGCGCACAATCCCTACTACCAGTACATCGGCTATTTCGCCTTCCTCTATGTCGTCGCCAATATCGCGATCACCAACTCGCTGCACCGCAACCTGCTGGCGCTGAGCGACGCGACCAAGCAATCCAAGGCGCTGGCCACGGCCCTGCGCTCGCAGAACCTGACGCTCGACGCCGCGCTCAACACGATGATCCACGGCCTGGCGATGTTCGACCGTAAGCTCGACCTCGCGGTCTCGAACGCGCCGCATGCAGCCCTTTACGGCATTCCCGAGACACTCGCCTTGCCAGGCACGCCGATCAGCGCGATCGCGCGTTTCCTGGTCGAGCGGCAAGTGATGACGCCGGAGCAGGTCCGCGACATCAAGGCGGCCCTCGACGGCGTCCAGGCGACGCAGCAAGCGGCCATCTACGAATTGCAGTCGCGTAACGGCCGCATGCTCGTCGTCACCATCGCGCCCGCGGCCGAGGGCGGCGTGCTGATGCTGACCGAGGATGCGACCGAGCGGAAGGCGACCGAGGCGCGGATCGAGCAGATGGCGCGCTTCGACGAGCTGACCGGGCTCGCCAACCGCTTCGAGTTCAACTCGCATCTCGCCGAAGCTTTCCGCCGGCAGGAGCGGACCGGCGAGACCTTCGCGCTGCTCTATATCGACCTCGACGGCTTCAAGCAGGTCAACGACAATCTCGGCCACGACATCGGCGACCGGGTGCTGGTCCAGACGGCGGCGCGGCTGAAGAGCGCGATCCGCCACAACGACCTTCTCGCCCGCTTCGGCGGCGACGAGTTCGTCCTCATCCTGCCGGCGACCGATGTCGCGACGGTCAGGATGATCGCGCAGCGCATGATCGAGGCGATGGATCGCGCCTTCGAGCTCGAGACCAAGACCGTCTACGTCACGGCCAGCATCGGCATCGCGCTTGCCCCGGTGGACGGTGCGACCCCGGCCGACCTGCTGCGCCATGCCGACACCGCGCTCTACAAGGCCAAGGCAGCCGGCCGCAACACCGCGACGTTCTTCGACCCGACCATGGCCGAGGAGATGCTCGAACGCCACGAGATCGAGGTCGATCTGCGCCAGGCCAGCGCCGAGGGCGCGCTCGAGCTGTACTATCAGCCGATCATCGACCTGCGCACGCAGGAGATCGTGACGCGCGAGGCGCTGATGCGCTGGCGGCACCCGACGCGCGGCATGGTGCCGCCCGGCATCTTCATCCCGATCGCCGAGCAGTCCGGCCTGATCGCCGGCATGGGCGACTGGGCGATCCGCCAAGCTTGCCGCGACGCGGCGAAATGGCCGGGCGGCATCGGCGTCTCCGTCAACATCTCGCCGCTGCAGTTCCGCGAGCCGGGCCGGATCGTCGAGACCGTCAAGAATGCGCTGCTGCTCGCTCATCTCGCGCCGGGCCGCCTGACGCTCGAAGTGACGGAATCGCTGCTCATCGAGGACAACAAGACGACGCTCGAAGTCATCAACGAGTTGCGTGCGATCGGCGTGAAGTTCGCGCTCGACGATTTCGGGACGGGCTATTCCTCCCTCGCCTATCTCTCGACCTACCCGTTCTCGCAGGTGAAGATCGACCAGAGCTTCAGCCGCGACGTCAACAGCGACGAGGCCTCCAAGGCGGTGATCGAGGCGGTCTGCCAGCTCGCCCGGCGCCTGTCGATGAACGTCGTCATCGAGGGCATCGAGACCGAGGCGCAGCGCATGGCGGTGCAACTGCTCGGCGCCCAGCGCGCCCAGGGCTATCTGTTCGGCCGGCCACAGCCGGTGGCGGAGTTCAGCAAGGGCGACGAACCGCGCAAGATCGCCTGA
- a CDS encoding enoyl-CoA hydratase-related protein encodes MFQSYAPTVGGQAAAELADGEVIETIRRHAGFLPEVQLAYEQELRLLWVTIKPELKPVFTLQLLESLGKVQQAIIDLWGAPEQYHNAPVRFLAFRGTGPFFTLGGDLDFYLDCLAKNDRPALAEYARLSVEGALRNASGLNGMAVTLSTIHAKAIGGGIDAPRSCNVMIAEEQASFVYPEIKFNHFPITAVGVLSRRMGPRAAEHMLQSGEEMSAAEFLAAGGLEAVVPTGTGEDWIRKYASDSLPIHAARTALFSAFNRRAGNLREELEYLGQLWTDCMLRLHPSAISKLQRIAQTQDRMLARVYQRGPEEAFARAGAA; translated from the coding sequence ATGTTTCAGAGCTATGCACCGACGGTGGGCGGCCAGGCCGCTGCCGAGCTCGCCGACGGAGAGGTGATCGAGACGATCCGCCGTCACGCCGGCTTCCTGCCGGAGGTCCAGCTCGCCTACGAGCAGGAGCTGCGCCTGCTCTGGGTCACCATCAAGCCGGAGCTGAAGCCGGTCTTCACGCTGCAACTGCTCGAAAGCCTCGGCAAGGTGCAGCAGGCGATCATCGATCTCTGGGGCGCGCCCGAGCAATACCATAACGCGCCGGTGCGCTTCCTCGCCTTCCGCGGCACCGGGCCGTTCTTCACTCTCGGCGGCGATCTCGACTTCTATCTCGACTGCCTCGCCAAGAACGACCGCCCGGCCCTGGCGGAATATGCCCGGCTCTCGGTCGAGGGCGCGCTGCGCAATGCCAGCGGCCTCAACGGCATGGCCGTTACGCTGTCGACGATCCATGCCAAGGCGATCGGCGGCGGCATCGATGCGCCGCGCTCATGCAACGTCATGATCGCCGAGGAGCAGGCCTCGTTCGTCTACCCCGAGATCAAGTTCAACCATTTCCCGATCACCGCCGTCGGCGTGCTGTCGCGCCGGATGGGCCCGCGCGCCGCCGAGCACATGCTGCAATCGGGCGAGGAGATGAGCGCGGCCGAGTTCCTGGCGGCCGGCGGGCTGGAAGCGGTGGTGCCGACCGGCACGGGCGAGGACTGGATCCGCAAATACGCCTCCGACTCGCTGCCGATCCACGCAGCCCGCACCGCCCTGTTCTCGGCCTTCAACCGCCGCGCCGGCAATCTGCGCGAGGAGCTCGAATATCTCGGCCAGCTCTGGACCGACTGCATGCTGCGCCTGCACCCGAGCGCGATCTCCAAGCTGCAGCGCATCGCCCAGACGCAGGACCGCATGCTGGCCCGCGTCTACCAGCGCGGCCCCGAGGAGGCGTTCGCCCGCGCCGGCGCCGCCTGA
- the murA gene encoding UDP-N-acetylglucosamine 1-carboxyvinyltransferase, protein MDRIRITGGQRLNGVIPISGAKNAALPLMIASLLTDETLTLTNVPRLSDVSALSRILSNQGVDRSVAGKRIGQSAETGQTVALTARQIVDTCAPYELVSTMRASFWVIAPILARMGEAKVSLPGGCAIGTRPVDLLLMALERLGATITIEGGYALARAPKGLKGAEIVFPKVTVGGTHTALMAAVLADGTTVIENAAREPEVVDLAVCLEKMGAKIEGAGTSTITIRGVSRLGGAHHAVLPDRIETGTYAMAVAMAGGDVLLEGARADLLQAALDVISQAGVDVSETNEGIRVRRNGAALEPVDVTTDPFPGFPTDLQAQLMALMTKAKGTSRIRETIFENRFMHVQELARLGAKIRLDGDAAYVDGVEKLTGAPVMATDLRASVSLVIGGLVAEGETMINRVYHLDRGFEALEAKLSRCGAQVERISG, encoded by the coding sequence ATGGACCGTATCCGCATCACCGGCGGCCAGCGCCTCAATGGCGTGATCCCGATTTCCGGCGCGAAGAACGCGGCCCTGCCGCTGATGATCGCGAGCCTCCTTACCGACGAGACGCTGACATTGACCAATGTCCCGCGGCTCTCTGACGTCAGCGCGCTCTCGCGCATCCTCTCCAATCAGGGCGTCGACCGCTCGGTCGCCGGCAAGCGCATCGGCCAGAGCGCCGAAACCGGCCAGACCGTCGCGCTGACCGCGCGCCAGATCGTCGACACCTGCGCGCCCTACGAGCTGGTCTCGACCATGCGGGCGAGCTTCTGGGTGATTGCGCCGATCCTGGCCCGCATGGGCGAGGCCAAGGTCTCGCTGCCCGGCGGCTGCGCCATCGGCACGCGCCCGGTCGACCTCCTGCTGATGGCGCTGGAGCGCCTCGGCGCCACCATCACCATCGAGGGCGGTTACGCGCTGGCACGGGCTCCGAAGGGGCTGAAGGGCGCCGAGATCGTCTTCCCGAAGGTCACGGTCGGCGGCACCCATACCGCGCTGATGGCCGCTGTCCTCGCCGACGGCACCACGGTGATCGAGAACGCGGCGCGTGAGCCCGAGGTGGTCGATCTCGCCGTTTGCCTCGAGAAGATGGGCGCCAAGATCGAGGGCGCCGGCACCTCTACCATCACCATCCGCGGTGTCTCGCGCCTTGGCGGCGCGCATCATGCCGTGTTGCCGGATCGGATCGAGACCGGCACCTATGCCATGGCGGTGGCGATGGCCGGCGGCGACGTCCTGCTCGAAGGCGCGCGTGCCGATCTGCTGCAGGCAGCGCTGGATGTGATCAGTCAGGCCGGCGTCGACGTCTCCGAGACCAATGAGGGCATCCGCGTCCGCCGCAATGGCGCCGCGCTCGAGCCGGTCGATGTCACCACCGACCCGTTCCCGGGCTTCCCGACTGATCTCCAGGCCCAGCTCATGGCGCTGATGACCAAGGCCAAAGGCACCTCGCGCATCCGCGAGACCATCTTCGAGAACCGCTTCATGCACGTGCAGGAGCTCGCCCGGCTCGGCGCCAAGATCCGGCTCGACGGCGATGCGGCCTATGTCGACGGCGTCGAGAAGCTCACTGGCGCCCCGGTTATGGCGACCGATCTGCGCGCCTCGGTCTCGCTCGTGATCGGCGGCCTCGTCGCCGAGGGCGAGACGATGATCAACCGCGTCTACCATCTCGACCGCGGTTTCGAGGCGCTCGAGGCCAAGCTCAGCCGCTGCGGCGCCCAGGTCGAGCGCATCAGCGGTTGA
- a CDS encoding DUF2948 family protein — protein sequence MSDLAAEPLKLIALDADDLSVISAHLQDAVLKRGDIAYRPAEKRFALALRRFDWEGAAQGQKRRRLAALHFERVTAARSSKVAAGDVVLSLLAVTFVETDGPAGQVTLHFSDGAAIRLDVECIEAQMKDLGPIWEAVATPAHPDAG from the coding sequence ATGTCCGATCTCGCCGCTGAGCCGCTGAAACTGATCGCCCTGGACGCCGACGATCTGTCGGTGATCTCGGCGCATCTGCAGGACGCGGTGCTGAAGCGCGGCGACATCGCCTATCGGCCCGCCGAGAAACGTTTTGCCCTGGCGCTGCGTCGTTTCGATTGGGAAGGCGCGGCACAAGGGCAAAAGCGCCGGCGGCTCGCCGCTCTCCATTTCGAACGGGTGACGGCCGCGCGCAGCAGCAAGGTCGCGGCTGGTGATGTGGTGCTCAGTCTGCTCGCCGTCACCTTCGTTGAGACCGACGGCCCTGCCGGGCAGGTGACCCTGCATTTCTCCGACGGAGCCGCCATCCGCCTCGATGTCGAGTGCATCGAGGCGCAGATGAAGGATCTCGGCCCGATCTGGGAAGCGGTCGCGACGCCGGCCCACCCGGACGCCGGCTGA
- the hisD gene encoding histidinol dehydrogenase — MPIRLDARDAGFEREFFTLLAMKREVSEDVDQVAAAIIADVRARGDAALIDYTERFDKLSLTPQTLRVTQSEIEAAQSACTREQLAALETARARIEAYHLRQKPADSWSRDALGVESGWRWSAVEAVGLYVPGGTASYPSSVLMNAVPAKVAGVERLVMVAPTPRGEGNPLVLAAAKLAGIDEIYRIGGAQAVAGLAYGTATIAPVAKIVGPGNAYVAAAKRRVFGTVGIDMIAGPSEVLVLADADANPDWIAADLLAQAEHDTAAQSILITDDAALADAVERAVEGQLRTLPRAEIAGASWRDFGAVILVETLASAIPLVDRLAPEHLEIIAADAEGLAGRIRNAGAIFLGGHTPEAIGDYVGGSNHVLPTARSARFSSGLGVLDFMKRTSLLKCDPESLRALAGAATELAEAEGLQAHARSVTIRLNG; from the coding sequence ATGCCGATCAGGCTTGACGCACGCGATGCCGGTTTCGAGCGGGAGTTCTTTACCCTGCTCGCGATGAAGCGCGAGGTTTCCGAGGATGTCGATCAGGTCGCGGCCGCGATCATCGCCGATGTCCGCGCCCGTGGCGATGCGGCGCTGATCGACTACACCGAGCGCTTCGACAAGCTCTCCCTGACGCCGCAGACCCTGCGTGTGACGCAAAGCGAGATCGAGGCGGCGCAGTCGGCCTGCACGCGCGAGCAACTCGCCGCGCTGGAGACGGCGCGCGCCCGGATCGAGGCTTATCACCTGCGTCAGAAGCCGGCCGATTCCTGGTCCCGCGATGCGCTTGGCGTCGAGAGCGGCTGGCGCTGGAGCGCGGTCGAGGCGGTCGGCCTCTACGTACCGGGCGGCACGGCGAGCTATCCGTCTTCCGTGCTGATGAACGCGGTGCCGGCCAAGGTCGCCGGGGTCGAGCGCCTCGTCATGGTCGCGCCGACTCCGCGTGGCGAAGGCAATCCGCTGGTGCTCGCCGCGGCGAAGCTCGCCGGCATCGACGAGATCTACAGGATCGGCGGGGCGCAGGCCGTGGCCGGGCTCGCCTATGGCACCGCGACGATCGCGCCGGTCGCCAAGATCGTCGGCCCCGGCAACGCCTATGTCGCTGCGGCCAAGCGCCGTGTCTTCGGCACTGTCGGCATCGACATGATCGCCGGCCCCTCCGAGGTGCTGGTCCTGGCCGATGCCGACGCCAATCCCGACTGGATCGCCGCCGACCTGCTCGCCCAGGCCGAGCACGACACCGCCGCCCAGTCGATCCTGATCACCGACGACGCCGCGCTGGCTGACGCGGTCGAGCGCGCGGTCGAAGGCCAGCTCCGCACCCTGCCGCGTGCCGAGATCGCAGGCGCAAGCTGGCGCGACTTCGGCGCGGTCATCCTGGTCGAGACGCTCGCCAGCGCGATCCCTCTGGTCGACCGGCTGGCGCCGGAGCATCTCGAGATCATCGCCGCCGATGCCGAAGGGCTGGCGGGGCGTATCCGCAATGCCGGCGCGATCTTCCTCGGCGGGCACACGCCCGAGGCGATTGGCGACTATGTCGGCGGCTCGAACCATGTCCTGCCGACAGCGCGCTCGGCCCGCTTCTCCTCCGGGCTCGGCGTCCTCGATTTCATGAAGCGCACCTCGCTGCTGAAATGCGATCCCGAGTCGTTGCGGGCGCTTGCCGGCGCCGCGACGGAGCTCGCTGAAGCTGAGGGCTTGCAGGCGCATGCGCGTTCCGTGACGATCCGACTCAACGGCTGA
- a CDS encoding UPF0262 family protein: MSERSHLVAVTLDEASLGRGSADQEHERAVAIYDLIERNHFALPEFDGGPYAVHLALVERRLAFEVRSAEGAALVTHHLSLTPFKRIIKDYELVCDSYYAAIRTATPAQIEAIDMGRRGLHDEAAVLLVERLSNKVEIDNETARRLFTLIYALHWKG; this comes from the coding sequence ATGTCGGAACGCAGCCATCTGGTCGCCGTCACGCTCGACGAAGCCTCGCTCGGGCGCGGCAGCGCCGACCAGGAGCATGAGCGGGCCGTTGCGATCTACGACCTGATCGAGCGCAACCACTTCGCCCTGCCGGAGTTCGATGGCGGCCCCTATGCCGTCCATCTCGCTTTGGTCGAGCGGCGCCTCGCCTTCGAGGTCAGGAGCGCCGAGGGAGCGGCGCTCGTCACCCATCATCTTTCGCTGACGCCGTTCAAGCGCATCATCAAGGACTACGAGCTGGTCTGCGACAGCTATTACGCGGCCATCCGCACGGCGACGCCCGCCCAGATCGAGGCGATCGACATGGGCCGTCGCGGCCTGCACGACGAGGCCGCGGTTCTGCTGGTCGAGCGGCTGTCGAACAAGGTCGAGATCGACAACGAGACGGCCCGACGCCTGTTCACCCTGATTTACGCGCTGCACTGGAAGGGCTGA
- a CDS encoding low molecular weight phosphatase family protein — protein MCAYNAVRSPMAEALAKHFFGKSIYVQSAAGKRKGELDPFALSVLDEIGIDAHKHKPKTVEELEEWEGLNFDLIVSLSPEAHHKALELTRTLAAEVEYWPTPDPTIIQGSREQVLDAYRAVRDGLMQRIKVRLRS, from the coding sequence ATGTGCGCTTACAACGCGGTGCGCTCGCCCATGGCGGAGGCGCTGGCCAAGCACTTCTTCGGCAAGTCGATCTATGTCCAGTCCGCCGCCGGCAAGCGCAAGGGCGAGCTCGACCCTTTCGCGCTGTCGGTCCTTGACGAGATCGGCATCGACGCGCACAAGCACAAGCCGAAGACGGTCGAGGAGCTGGAGGAATGGGAGGGGCTCAATTTCGACCTGATCGTCTCGCTCTCGCCCGAGGCGCACCACAAGGCGCTGGAACTCACCCGCACCCTCGCCGCCGAGGTCGAGTACTGGCCGACCCCGGACCCGACCATCATCCAGGGCTCCCGCGAACAGGTGCTCGACGCCTATCGCGCCGTGCGCGACGGGCTGATGCAGAGGATCAAGGTGCGGCTGCGGTCCTGA
- a CDS encoding pilus assembly protein TadG-related protein, giving the protein MIRSFRKLLADRRGLSTIVFAGTSLVLFGFGAMAVDVGSIFYQKRRQQTATDLAALAAAADLERATNAARASASRNGFPAGAVGTVQTGTYTPDARLAPTTRFQQGSGPAANAARVEMRATTPLILGRVLASSLGGESGEVAIVTQAIAAQDAQAAFAIGSRLLRVENGALNGLLGSLLGTSLSLSVMDYEGLARARIDLFGFARRLATRASISALTFEEVLRANVRIGDIVLAAQDAARDQGAGSDAIAALGRLSSALGGSSQRINLQSLVSFGVYGGRQLGDEVPLKASLAALDLISAAAQIANGSRQLDLGLAVNVPGLAAVSLKLAIGERPVGTSLVRVGRAGASVHTAQIRLLLTLTLVGSGQASLVKLPLYLELASATARLTAISCGAGDVTSSRVTLGVTPAVVDAWIGQVSNAEFSNFSTRPNPPAATVLDLLGLAKVTARAHVTISNTSETPVSFSYAEIQRADKKTTSTQNFVASLLSRLVGDLNLRVELLGLGLPIPGLDGAVSGVIAGAAAPLDQVLTSLLNTLGIGLGQADSWVSGVRCGGAVLIQ; this is encoded by the coding sequence ATGATCCGCTCGTTCCGGAAGCTCCTGGCCGACCGCCGTGGCCTCTCGACCATCGTCTTCGCCGGCACCTCCCTGGTCCTGTTCGGGTTCGGTGCGATGGCCGTCGATGTCGGGAGCATCTTCTACCAGAAGCGCCGGCAGCAGACCGCGACCGATCTCGCGGCGCTCGCTGCCGCCGCTGATCTCGAGCGTGCCACGAACGCAGCCCGGGCCAGCGCGAGCCGCAACGGCTTTCCGGCCGGCGCCGTCGGTACGGTCCAGACGGGCACCTATACGCCCGATGCACGACTGGCTCCGACAACGCGCTTCCAACAAGGCTCGGGACCCGCGGCCAACGCGGCCCGGGTCGAGATGCGAGCGACCACGCCGTTGATCCTCGGCCGCGTCCTGGCCTCCAGCCTGGGCGGCGAGAGCGGCGAGGTCGCCATCGTGACGCAGGCCATCGCCGCGCAGGATGCGCAGGCAGCCTTCGCCATCGGCTCGCGGCTGCTCCGCGTTGAGAACGGCGCGCTCAACGGCCTGCTCGGCAGCCTGCTCGGCACGAGCCTGTCACTGTCGGTGATGGACTATGAGGGGCTGGCGCGAGCGCGGATCGACCTGTTCGGCTTCGCCCGCCGGCTGGCGACGCGTGCCTCGATCTCCGCCTTGACCTTCGAGGAGGTCCTCCGTGCCAATGTCCGCATCGGCGACATCGTTCTGGCCGCCCAGGATGCGGCTCGCGATCAGGGAGCCGGCAGCGATGCAATCGCGGCACTGGGGCGTCTCTCCAGCGCCCTCGGCGGCTCGAGCCAGCGCATCAACCTGCAGAGCCTCGTCTCGTTCGGCGTCTACGGCGGCCGGCAGCTGGGTGACGAGGTACCGCTCAAGGCCTCGCTGGCGGCGCTCGACCTGATCTCGGCCGCGGCCCAGATTGCCAATGGCTCACGCCAGCTCGATCTCGGCCTCGCGGTCAACGTGCCCGGCCTCGCGGCAGTCTCGCTCAAGCTCGCCATCGGCGAACGGCCGGTCGGGACCAGCCTCGTCCGGGTCGGCCGCGCCGGAGCGAGCGTCCACACTGCCCAGATACGCCTGCTGCTCACGCTCACCCTGGTCGGCAGCGGCCAGGCCTCGCTGGTCAAGTTGCCGCTCTATCTGGAGCTCGCTTCCGCGACAGCTCGTCTGACCGCGATCTCCTGCGGCGCCGGCGACGTCACCAGCTCGCGCGTGACGCTCGGCGTGACGCCGGCCGTCGTGGATGCCTGGATCGGGCAGGTCTCCAATGCCGAGTTCAGCAATTTCAGCACACGGCCGAATCCACCGGCTGCAACGGTGCTCGACCTGCTCGGTCTCGCCAAGGTGACGGCTCGGGCGCATGTCACGATCAGCAACACCAGCGAGACCCCGGTCAGCTTCAGCTATGCCGAGATCCAGCGAGCCGACAAGAAGACGACCTCGACGCAGAACTTCGTCGCAAGCCTGCTGTCACGACTGGTCGGGGATCTCAACCTGCGCGTCGAGCTGCTGGGGCTGGGTCTTCCCATCCCCGGACTCGACGGCGCCGTTTCCGGCGTCATCGCCGGCGCGGCCGCCCCGCTCGACCAGGTGCTGACGAGCCTGCTCAACACGCTCGGCATCGGCCTCGGCCAGGCCGACAGCTGGGTCAGCGGCGTGCGCTGCGGCGGCGCGGTCCTGATCCAGTAG
- a CDS encoding TadE/TadG family type IV pilus assembly protein encodes MRHSPLAFGTDQSASTAVEFAFIAPILLMLLFGIIGYGHAFGVYHGVQQLAAEAARASVAGLDDAERERLARSFITRNIGSYAFLEPSKLTIRTTALGAPAPSFEVTVVYDYSDSVFNRLSSMVALPMPVVERRAVVQRGGY; translated from the coding sequence ATGCGCCATAGTCCTCTTGCGTTCGGAACCGACCAATCGGCCAGCACGGCGGTCGAGTTCGCCTTCATCGCTCCCATCCTGCTGATGCTGCTGTTCGGGATCATCGGCTACGGCCACGCTTTCGGCGTCTACCACGGCGTGCAGCAGCTTGCCGCGGAAGCAGCACGGGCATCCGTCGCCGGCCTCGACGATGCCGAGCGCGAGCGGCTGGCCCGCTCCTTCATCACCCGCAACATCGGCTCCTACGCTTTCCTCGAACCGAGCAAGCTGACCATCCGGACAACCGCGCTGGGCGCCCCGGCGCCAAGCTTCGAGGTCACGGTCGTCTATGACTACTCGGACAGCGTCTTCAACCGGCTCAGCTCGATGGTTGCGCTGCCGATGCCGGTCGTCGAGCGCCGCGCCGTCGTCCAGCGCGGCGGCTACTGA